The following proteins are co-located in the Candidatus Woesearchaeota archaeon genome:
- a CDS encoding transposase, producing the protein MKRKQNRLSSALIAKQFNISKRRVEQVWSYFCKNTAYLPIQKPGRKPYRKEIPNLKDRILRIHKKHNFGATYIAKFLRDKLKIPISNNYIHQILLDGGLAMPNKCKQKRRKPWVRYERRHSLSAVHMDWHYSSKLNKWMCAVLDDASRKIISGGEYDNAYASHCIDMLEKAYEKNKQIIGIREVITDHGSQFFANKKKNDGDQSESKFQEYCKNKGINHIFCKYHHPQTNGKFEKWNHTYELHRYRFNFFEEFVDWYNNRPHGSLNFMTPEQAFWFKAQDIILGWFFKWAELN; encoded by the coding sequence GTGAAAAGAAAACAAAATAGATTGTCATCAGCTTTAATCGCTAAGCAGTTTAATATTTCAAAACGCAGAGTGGAGCAAGTTTGGAGCTATTTCTGTAAAAATACCGCATATCTCCCGATACAAAAGCCAGGAAGGAAGCCTTATAGGAAGGAAATCCCTAATCTAAAAGATAGGATACTTAGAATCCATAAGAAGCATAATTTTGGTGCTACTTATATTGCGAAATTTTTACGAGATAAACTTAAAATACCAATCTCAAATAATTATATTCATCAAATATTGCTTGATGGGGGATTAGCAATGCCAAATAAATGCAAACAAAAACGTAGAAAACCTTGGGTTAGGTATGAAAGGAGACATAGCTTGTCTGCGGTACATATGGATTGGCATTATAGCTCTAAATTGAATAAATGGATGTGTGCAGTATTAGATGATGCTTCAAGAAAAATTATATCTGGTGGGGAGTATGATAACGCATATGCAAGTCATTGTATAGATATGCTTGAAAAAGCATATGAGAAAAATAAACAGATAATTGGCATTAGGGAAGTGATTACCGATCATGGATCTCAATTTTTTGCAAATAAAAAGAAAAACGATGGAGACCAATCTGAAAGTAAATTCCAGGAATACTGCAAGAATAAAGGAATTAATCATATTTTCTGTAAGTATCATCATCCACAGACAAATGGGAAATTTGAAAAATGGAATCATACCTATGAACTACATAGATATAGGTTTAATTTTTTTGAAGAATTTGTCGATTGGTATAACAATCGACCTCACGGAAGCCTTAATTTTATGACTCCGGAACAAGCGTTCTGGTTCAAAGCACAAGATATTATTTTAGGGTGGTTTTTTAAATGGGCAGAACTAAATTAA
- a CDS encoding preprotein translocase subunit Sec61beta, whose translation MTQDKISMPSSQSGLVRYYEEYKSKILFKPEHIILIAVIIITIEILLHTYGNSFLGL comes from the coding sequence ATGACACAAGATAAAATTTCAATGCCTTCATCACAAAGCGGTTTAGTGCGTTATTATGAAGAATACAAGTCAAAAATTTTATTCAAACCTGAACACATTATTCTTATTGCTGTTATCATAATAACTATAGAAATATTGCTTCATACATATGGCAATTCATTTTTGGGGTTATAA
- a CDS encoding nascent polypeptide-associated complex protein — MFPGMNPRKMQQMMKQLGVKQEEISAEEVIIKTKNKELVFSNPQVTKVNMMGQDTFQLVGNFIERQISSIPQIDEDDINTVAEQANVSTEKAKESLKKHKGDIAAAILDFHE, encoded by the coding sequence ATGTTTCCAGGCATGAATCCACGAAAAATGCAGCAGATGATGAAACAGTTAGGTGTTAAACAAGAAGAAATCTCTGCTGAAGAAGTAATAATTAAAACTAAAAATAAAGAGCTTGTTTTTTCAAATCCGCAAGTGACAAAAGTTAATATGATGGGACAAGATACTTTCCAGTTAGTAGGAAACTTTATTGAAAGACAAATTTCGAGTATTCCTCAAATTGACGAAGATGATATAAATACTGTTGCTGAACAAGCAAATGTTTCAACTGAAAAAGCAAAAGAGTCACTTAAAAAACATAAAGGAGACATTGCAGCGGCAATTCTAGACTTCCATGAATAA
- the gyrA gene encoding DNA gyrase subunit A, producing the protein MEEEIAVQNHAETGNVVLKLIENEMKKSYLDYAMSVIVSRALPDVRDGLKPVHRRVLFAMNEMGMFHNKPYKKSARIVGECLGKYHPHGDSAVYDTMVRMAQPWSLRYILIDGQGNFGSVDGDNAAAMRYTEARLKSIAEQLLSDIKKETVDFQPNFDGSLKEPTVLPSRVPNLLVNGTSGIAVGMATNMPPHNIVEVIDGIIHYIENPEASVYDIMHYIKGPDFPTGGTILGNAGIKQAYLTGRGKLIIRAKAEEEEKKSRKNIIITELPYQVNKSALIEQIADLIRDKHVQGIADLKDESDREGMRIVITLKKDANSEIVLNQLYKHSRLQVTFGVNSLALVDQQPKTLNLIQIINHFINHRIEVVTRRTQYDLIKSEEKSHILEGLVIALENIDSVITLIKAAKSAIEAKIDLTEKYNLTEKQSQAILDMRLQRLTNLEQDKIRYEHKETMLLISELKSILDSKIKLMDIIKFELKEIKEKFKDERRTKINEGGDLEIDNEDLIEEEKVVVTITHKGYIKRQSMDSYKTQNRGGKGIIGTSTTEEDFVENLFVASTHSHMLLFTDKGQLHWLKVYMIPDGSRTSKGKALINLIRLDADERITAMIPVKEFNRDSYLVMITKDGTIKRCLLNLFNRPRNGGIRAISLDANNQLVNVLMTSGNNEVMIATKNGMAVKFNEKDARSIGRNARGVKGITLKKNDQVIDAIICENNETILTVTEKGYGKRTPVSDYRIVRRGGIGVINIKCTEKNGKVVATKCVKDKDEIMMISQSGIMIRINAKHVPNIGRNTQGVRLMRLNQGDAVRAIAKIIPEDNPESEIIQNKDPIQSSNMPPTNEDIMPIKESEFKKEAVPEQMPAEPKNNSEMPNYNPKPNPENVPTLEELKKRQMMKARY; encoded by the coding sequence ATGGAAGAAGAAATTGCAGTGCAAAATCATGCAGAAACAGGAAATGTTGTTCTCAAATTAATTGAAAATGAAATGAAAAAATCTTATCTAGATTATGCCATGTCTGTTATTGTAAGCAGGGCTCTACCGGATGTGAGAGATGGTTTAAAACCGGTGCATAGAAGAGTTCTTTTTGCAATGAACGAAATGGGAATGTTCCACAACAAGCCTTATAAAAAATCGGCAAGAATTGTGGGAGAATGCCTTGGTAAATATCACCCTCACGGGGATTCAGCAGTTTATGATACAATGGTAAGAATGGCCCAACCATGGTCATTAAGATATATTTTAATTGATGGGCAGGGCAACTTCGGAAGTGTTGATGGTGATAATGCCGCTGCAATGAGATATACAGAAGCAAGGTTAAAATCGATTGCAGAGCAATTATTAAGCGATATTAAAAAAGAAACAGTAGATTTTCAACCTAATTTTGACGGTTCATTAAAAGAGCCAACTGTTCTGCCTTCGAGAGTCCCAAATTTACTTGTTAATGGAACAAGCGGAATTGCAGTAGGAATGGCTACAAACATGCCTCCCCATAACATTGTAGAAGTTATTGATGGCATTATACATTACATTGAAAACCCCGAAGCTTCTGTATACGATATAATGCATTATATTAAAGGTCCAGATTTCCCGACAGGAGGAACCATTTTAGGAAACGCAGGTATAAAGCAAGCATATTTAACTGGCCGTGGAAAATTAATAATAAGAGCAAAAGCTGAAGAAGAAGAAAAAAAAAGTAGGAAAAATATCATTATTACGGAATTACCTTACCAGGTAAACAAGAGCGCTTTAATTGAGCAAATTGCGGATCTAATAAGAGATAAACACGTGCAAGGCATTGCCGATCTAAAAGATGAATCCGATAGAGAAGGAATGAGAATTGTTATAACCCTAAAAAAAGATGCAAATTCAGAAATTGTTTTAAATCAGCTTTACAAACATAGCAGACTGCAAGTTACTTTTGGTGTTAATTCATTGGCGCTTGTAGATCAACAGCCAAAAACATTAAACCTGATACAAATAATCAATCATTTTATTAATCACCGTATTGAAGTTGTCACAAGAAGAACACAATATGATTTAATAAAATCAGAAGAAAAAAGTCACATCCTCGAGGGATTAGTAATAGCATTAGAAAATATTGATTCTGTTATAACATTAATCAAAGCTGCAAAATCTGCAATTGAAGCAAAGATAGATTTAACTGAAAAATATAATTTAACTGAAAAACAATCTCAAGCTATTCTTGATATGAGGTTGCAGAGACTTACAAATCTTGAACAAGACAAAATCAGATATGAACACAAAGAAACAATGTTATTGATCAGTGAATTAAAATCAATTTTAGATTCTAAGATTAAATTAATGGATATTATTAAATTTGAACTTAAAGAGATAAAAGAAAAATTCAAGGACGAAAGAAGAACAAAAATCAACGAAGGCGGAGACCTTGAAATTGATAACGAAGACCTAATTGAAGAAGAAAAAGTCGTTGTAACTATAACCCATAAAGGATATATCAAAAGACAAAGTATGGATTCATATAAAACCCAAAACCGCGGCGGGAAAGGAATAATTGGTACAAGCACAACGGAAGAAGATTTTGTAGAGAATTTATTTGTAGCGTCAACACATTCGCATATGCTCCTATTCACGGATAAAGGCCAGTTGCACTGGTTAAAAGTGTATATGATACCCGATGGATCAAGAACATCAAAAGGCAAGGCTTTGATCAACTTAATCAGGTTAGATGCAGATGAACGTATTACTGCAATGATTCCAGTCAAGGAGTTTAACCGCGATAGTTATTTAGTCATGATAACAAAAGATGGCACTATCAAAAGATGTTTATTAAACTTATTTAATAGACCGCGCAATGGCGGGATAAGGGCCATTTCATTAGATGCAAATAATCAACTTGTTAATGTTTTAATGACTTCCGGAAATAATGAGGTTATGATTGCTACAAAGAATGGAATGGCAGTAAAATTTAACGAAAAGGACGCAAGATCAATTGGAAGAAATGCCCGCGGAGTAAAGGGAATTACTCTTAAAAAAAATGATCAAGTAATTGACGCAATAATTTGTGAAAATAATGAAACGATATTAACAGTCACTGAAAAAGGTTATGGAAAAAGAACTCCGGTTTCAGACTACAGAATAGTTAGAAGAGGGGGAATTGGAGTAATTAACATAAAATGTACTGAAAAAAACGGCAAAGTTGTTGCAACTAAATGCGTTAAAGATAAAGATGAAATTATGATGATTTCTCAAAGCGGAATCATGATAAGAATAAATGCTAAACATGTTCCAAATATTGGAAGAAATACTCAAGGAGTAAGGCTAATGCGATTAAATCAAGGTGATGCAGTAAGAGCTATTGCAAAAATAATTCCAGAAGACAATCCTGAATCTGAAATAATTCAAAATAAAGATCCAATTCAATCATCAAACATGCCCCCTACCAATGAGGATATCATGCCAATAAAAGAATCTGAATTTAAAAAAGAAGCAGTTCCAGAACAGATGCCAGCAGAACCAAAAAATAACTCTGAAATGCCGAATTATAACCCTAAGCCCAATCCTGAAAATGTCCCTACATTGGAAGAATTAAAAAAACGTCAAATGATGAAGGCCAGATATTAA
- a CDS encoding DUF2683 family protein: MVQALVEINDNTNRVLNVVKAKFGLKDKGKAIEFVVSEFIEFENEPELAPGFIQKIEEIKKQKSIKVTDFAKRYGLKSS; the protein is encoded by the coding sequence ATGGTACAAGCACTTGTAGAAATTAATGATAATACGAATCGTGTGTTAAATGTTGTTAAGGCAAAATTCGGACTTAAGGATAAAGGTAAGGCTATCGAATTTGTTGTTTCTGAATTTATTGAGTTTGAGAACGAGCCTGAATTAGCACCTGGTTTTATTCAAAAGATTGAAGAAATTAAGAAACAAAAAAGCATTAAAGTAACTGATTTTGCAAAACGATATGGACTTAAAAGTTCATAA
- a CDS encoding isoleucine--tRNA ligase, giving the protein MEVKNYNPLLSEQKTIEYWKENQIYRKIKERNKGKEKFYFLQGPPYTSGKLHVAHAWNNTLKDAILRYKRMKGFDVWDRGGYDMHGLPTELKVQAKFNLETKEDIIEFGEEKFAKECEKWSIEKANDMTTDLWRLGVWMDHDNAYMPIKNTFMENEWWLIKTAYEKGKVYEGKKTISWCASCATALAKHECEYKELNEKSIFVKFKVKDKNNEFLIIWTTTPWTIAFNMAVMVNPELDYVRVEVDNEIWIVAKQLASPLIQMVINKPLKIVEEFKGEKLEGTEYMHPWESEIPYFIETKKEFPKTHTVIMSTEFVDTTAGSGLVHCAPGCGPEDYEVGHRNNIPAFNNISEKGRFPEETGKFAGLKAKTDDKKFIEALNEAGALIAVTDVSHDYAHCWRCKEPVVFRATKQWFFKIEDLKDRMIEANKKVHWVPNEGSNALELWTKNLRDDSITKQRFWGTPVPIWKCNKCEDVTVVASAKELEELGAEVPENLHKPWIDRVIFDCKCGGKKIRLPDVLDVWIDAGTAAWNCLDYPNHTDLMNKWWPADFILEGKEQTRLWFSMLLKCSMLAMDQPCYKNVYMHGMLLGVDGVKMSKSLGNVISPYEITDKYGADTLRYYLNSVNAGENINFSWDEIKLKYRNLTVFWNLHKYLLDLSSEIGKIPLNLPSGLEDLFEIEEKYIISKLNNTIKNVTLAFDEYRLDDIPDLIENLYLELSRTYIQQIREKVTLGTEKEKEVVLYTIYKVMSGLIKISSPFLPFIAETIFLNFKKSFNLTKESVHMYEWPNYTQASIDEELETNMLISQSIIQSILSAREKAQIGLRWPVKEVIIECEEQFIKSIKKMQKTIKAQTNIKTLLINSNLPELNIEIEPNHQKLGPEFGAITPKVIEYLKTIKGNKLLAEIKTKGKHIFKINDKELELRESHIKIEKQVPEPYILGEFKQGHIYLNQERDTELNNEGFAREITRRIQQARKEKGLIKSDSIKLYIKTSMSEELNNWLEQIQIKVGAENIIISNDEPQEIYENTFVEKVKDQEIIILFNKG; this is encoded by the coding sequence ATGGAAGTTAAGAATTATAACCCATTACTATCTGAACAAAAAACAATTGAATATTGGAAAGAAAATCAAATATATCGAAAAATTAAAGAACGAAATAAGGGCAAAGAAAAATTCTATTTTTTGCAAGGTCCGCCATATACCAGCGGAAAACTTCACGTGGCTCATGCGTGGAATAATACACTAAAAGATGCTATTCTAAGATATAAACGTATGAAAGGTTTTGATGTTTGGGACCGCGGGGGATATGATATGCACGGACTTCCAACAGAACTTAAAGTGCAGGCAAAATTTAACCTCGAAACTAAAGAAGACATTATTGAATTTGGAGAAGAAAAGTTTGCTAAAGAATGCGAAAAATGGTCAATTGAAAAAGCAAATGATATGACTACCGACCTCTGGAGATTAGGCGTATGGATGGATCATGATAACGCATATATGCCAATCAAAAATACTTTTATGGAAAATGAATGGTGGCTAATCAAAACTGCATATGAAAAAGGCAAAGTCTATGAAGGTAAAAAAACAATTTCATGGTGTGCAAGCTGTGCAACTGCGCTAGCAAAGCATGAATGTGAATATAAAGAATTAAACGAAAAATCTATATTTGTAAAATTTAAAGTAAAAGATAAAAATAATGAATTCCTAATTATATGGACAACTACTCCTTGGACGATTGCTTTTAACATGGCAGTCATGGTAAACCCTGAACTTGATTATGTAAGAGTTGAAGTTGATAATGAAATTTGGATAGTTGCAAAACAATTAGCAAGTCCATTAATCCAAATGGTAATTAATAAACCATTAAAAATTGTTGAAGAATTTAAAGGAGAAAAGCTTGAGGGTACTGAATATATGCATCCTTGGGAATCAGAAATACCATACTTTATAGAAACAAAAAAAGAATTCCCTAAAACTCATACAGTTATTATGTCAACCGAATTCGTTGACACTACTGCCGGTTCAGGTTTGGTGCACTGTGCGCCAGGCTGCGGTCCTGAAGATTATGAAGTAGGCCACAGAAACAATATTCCTGCTTTCAATAACATCTCTGAGAAAGGTAGATTCCCTGAAGAGACTGGAAAATTTGCCGGATTAAAAGCTAAAACAGATGACAAAAAATTTATTGAAGCATTGAATGAAGCAGGAGCACTAATCGCAGTTACAGATGTGTCCCATGACTATGCGCATTGCTGGAGATGTAAAGAACCAGTAGTGTTCAGAGCAACAAAACAGTGGTTCTTTAAGATTGAAGATTTAAAAGACCGAATGATTGAAGCAAACAAAAAAGTTCATTGGGTGCCGAATGAAGGTTCAAATGCATTAGAACTATGGACAAAAAATCTTCGTGATGACTCAATAACAAAACAAAGATTCTGGGGAACACCTGTACCTATATGGAAATGCAATAAATGCGAAGATGTTACGGTAGTAGCATCTGCAAAAGAACTAGAAGAACTTGGTGCAGAAGTACCTGAAAATTTACACAAGCCCTGGATTGACAGAGTTATATTTGACTGTAAATGCGGTGGCAAAAAAATAAGACTTCCGGATGTACTTGACGTATGGATTGATGCAGGAACAGCTGCATGGAACTGTTTAGATTATCCTAATCACACTGATTTAATGAACAAATGGTGGCCAGCTGACTTTATACTTGAAGGGAAAGAACAAACCAGATTATGGTTTAGTATGCTCCTTAAATGTTCAATGTTAGCAATGGATCAACCATGTTACAAAAATGTTTACATGCATGGTATGTTATTGGGTGTTGACGGCGTTAAAATGTCAAAATCTTTAGGAAACGTGATTTCACCATACGAAATTACTGATAAATATGGAGCTGACACATTAAGATACTACTTAAACAGCGTAAATGCAGGTGAAAATATTAATTTTTCATGGGACGAAATAAAACTCAAATATAGAAACTTAACGGTTTTCTGGAACCTTCACAAATATTTATTGGATCTCTCAAGTGAAATAGGTAAAATCCCCCTAAATCTTCCTTCCGGACTAGAAGATCTTTTTGAAATTGAAGAAAAATATATCATTTCAAAATTAAATAATACAATAAAAAATGTAACTCTCGCCTTTGATGAATATAGGTTAGACGATATTCCCGATTTAATTGAAAACTTATACCTGGAATTATCAAGAACTTACATCCAACAAATTAGAGAAAAAGTCACATTAGGCACTGAAAAAGAAAAAGAAGTTGTACTTTATACAATATATAAAGTTATGAGTGGCCTCATTAAAATAAGCTCTCCTTTTTTACCATTCATTGCTGAAACCATATTTTTAAACTTTAAAAAATCGTTTAACTTAACAAAAGAATCTGTGCACATGTATGAATGGCCAAATTATACCCAAGCATCAATTGATGAAGAATTAGAAACAAATATGTTAATTTCCCAATCAATTATACAAAGTATATTAAGCGCAAGAGAAAAAGCTCAAATTGGATTAAGATGGCCGGTAAAGGAGGTTATTATTGAATGCGAAGAGCAATTTATAAAATCCATTAAAAAAATGCAAAAAACCATCAAAGCGCAGACTAATATTAAAACGTTGTTAATCAATAGCAATCTTCCTGAATTAAATATAGAAATTGAACCAAACCACCAAAAATTAGGTCCAGAATTTGGTGCAATTACTCCAAAAGTAATAGAATATCTTAAAACGATAAAAGGAAATAAACTGCTTGCTGAAATAAAAACTAAAGGTAAACATATTTTTAAAATAAATGATAAAGAACTAGAATTAAGAGAAAGCCATATTAAAATTGAAAAACAAGTACCTGAACCATACATACTTGGTGAATTCAAACAAGGACACATTTATTTAAATCAAGAACGGGACACAGAATTAAACAATGAAGGTTTTGCTCGTGAAATAACTAGGAGAATACAACAAGCAAGAAAAGAAAAGGGTTTAATCAAATCTGATAGCATCAAACTTTATATTAAAACTAGTATGAGTGAGGAATTAAATAATTGGTTAGAACAGATACAAATAAAAGTAGGCGCAGAAAATATAATCATTAGTAACGATGAACCTCAAGAAATATATGAGAACACTTTTGTGGAAAAAGTAAAGGATCAAGAGATAATTATATTATTTAATAAAGGGTAA